The proteins below are encoded in one region of Engystomops pustulosus chromosome 8, aEngPut4.maternal, whole genome shotgun sequence:
- the LOC140074763 gene encoding protein kinase C theta type-like, producing MASTGHRESEKKRKREEEMRKREDKKRKREKVKRKREEDSESGLKIKRRGEIAGLLEDDGPRPGNSQDPVTSSPYPDFYVYRLSIHQVLGRGGFGKVVLASFPGRNTFMAVKVVLKTSDNTAMLMRERRILQTARECPFLCHLYAAHQSQHGAYFITEYLSGGSLQALITMCGSLNIDNVRFYTAEIVCGLQFLHGHNIVHRDIKPGNIMLDRSGHIRIIDLGLARDGVTSSNKIRGVVGTTCYMAPEVLLDEEYDAAVDWWSLGIVVSIMSSGYSPFYYGPIRIEAAESIITEMPEIPPWLAADLKHLIKQLLRKNPEMRLGVSGNIRQHPFFDSIGWEDLEAGRAQPPFTPFRAVLKNKHLQWPGDETPTNPVAEFSYMSPSWARMMERSRL from the exons atggcgtctacaGGACACAGAGAAAgcgagaagaagaggaagagagaagaagagatgaggaaGAGAGAAGAtaagaagaggaagagagaaaaggtgaagaggaagagagaagaggacagcGAGAGCGGATTAAAGataaagaggagaggagagattgCCGGATTATTAGAGGATGACGGGCCAAGACCGGGCAACAGCCAGGACCCTGTAACATCAAGCCCCTACCCCGACTTCTATGTCTACCGCCTCTCCATCCATCAGGTGCTGGGTAGGGGCGGCTTTGGAAAG GTGGTCCTGGCGTCATTCCCTGGCCGAAACACCTTCATGGCCGTGAAAGTTGTCCTCAAAACATCGGACAATACAGCAATGTTGATGAGAGAGCGACGGATACTCCAGACAGCCCGAGAGTGCCCATTTCTATGCCACCTGTATGCCGCACATCAGTCTCAGCACGGGGCGTATTTCATCACGGAGTATCTGTCTGGCGGCAGCCTGCAGGCGTTAATCACAATGTGCGGCAGCTTGAACATCGATAATGTGAGATTCTACACAGCAGAGATAGTATGTGGCCTCCAATTCCTCCACGGACACAACATCGTCCACAGAGATATAAAGCCAGGAAACATCATGCTGGATAGAAGTGGGCACATCCGCATCATCGACCTGGGCCTTGCCCGCGATGGTGTTACCTCCTCCAATAAGATCCGTGGAGTGGTGGGCACAACCTGTTATATGGCCCCAGAGGTGCTGCTGGATGAGGAATATGACGCAGCAGTTGACTGGTGGAGCTTGGGGATTGTTGTGTCCATAATGTCATCTGGATACTCCCCATTTTACTATGGGCCCATCAGGATTGAGGCGGCCGAGTCCATCATCACCGAAATGCCAGAAATACCACCCTGGCTGGCCGCCGATTTAAAACATCTGATTAAACAACTGCTGCGGAAAAATCCTGAGATGCGGCTGGGTGTGTCCGGTAACATCAGACAACATCCCTTCTTTGACAGCATTGGCTGGGAGGATCTTGAGGCCGGGAGAGCACAGCCCCCATTTACACCATTCAGGGCCGTTCTGAAGAACAAACACCTGCAGTGGCCGGGAGATGAAACACCTACTAACCCGGTGGCCGAATTCTCCTACATGTCACCTAGCTGGGCCCG GATGATGGAGAGATCCAGATTGTAA